The Actinomycetota bacterium region TCGCGCCCGGTGGCGGGCATCGCCATGGGGCTCATCAAGGAGGACGATGAGCTCATCGTCCTCACCGACATCCAGGGCGACGAGGATCACCTCGGCGACATGGACTTCAAGGTGGCCGGCACGTCCGAGGGCATCACCGCGCTGCAGATGGACAACAAGGTCGCCGGCGTGAACCAGGAGACCCTGGCGCAGGCGCTGCAGCAGGCCAAGGACGCCCGCCTGAAGATCCTGGGCGTGATGGCCGAGACCATTCCGGGTCCGCGCGAGGAGCTCAGCGCCTGGGCGCCGCGCATCACCGCCATCAAGATCGACCCCGAGAAGATCGGCATGGTCATCGGCAAGGGCGGCGAGACCATCCGTGGGCTCGAGGCCGACTTCGAGGTGGAGATCTCCATCGAGGACGACGGCACCGTGAGCGTGTACGGCGTGCAGGGTGAGAAGGCCGACCAGTGCGTCGAGCGCATCCGCGCGATGACCAAGGACGTCGAGGTGGGCGATGTCTACGAGGGCGCCACCGTGGTGAAGACCACCACGTTCGGCGCGTTCGTGGAGCTCACCAAGGGGGTGGACGGCCTGCTGCACATCTCCAACCTTGGCTCCGGCCGGGTGGAGAAGGTGGAGGACGTCATCAACCGCGGCGATACCGTGGACGTGCGCGTGGAGGAAGTCGACCGCGCCCGCGGCCGCATCGGCCTGCGCCTGCTGTCGGACGACTCGGCCCCGGCCGACGGCAATGGCGATGGCGAGGGCGACGAGAGCACGCACCGCCGCCCGCGACGTCGCCGGACGATGTCCACGAGCGACGTCTCCGAGTGACGCAGGACCGGGCGCTCGATACCACCGACGCGGGGCTCCGGGTCATCTCGGAGCCCCTTTCGGGGGTGCGCTCGGTGGCGCTCGGGGTGTGGATCGGCGTGGGTTCGCGGTTCGAGGTCGCCGCCGAGGGCGGCATTTCCCACTTCATCGAGCATCTGCTCTTCAAGGGCACTGACCGGCTGTCTGCAGCACAGATCGCCGAGGCCTTCGACGCCATCGGCGGCGAGGTGAACGCCGCCACCGGGCGCGATCACACGGTGGTGTACACCCGTGTGCTCGACGACCACCTGGAGCGTGCCTTCGAGGTGGTGGGCGACATGGTGCAGCGTCCGGCGTTCCGGGAACTCGAGCAGGAGCGGCAGGTCATCCTCGAGGAGATCCTCATGTACGAGGACGACCCCGGTGACCAGGTGCACGACCTCATCAGCGAGGCGGTGTTCCCCGACCAGCCGTTGGGACGGCCGGTCATCGGCACCTCCGAGGTCATCTCGTCGATTCCCGCGGACCACGTCGGCGCGTACCACGCGGGTCACTACACCGCGGGCAACGTGGTGGTGGCTGCCAGTGGCTCGATCGAGCAGGGGCGCCTCCTCGAGCTCTCCGGGCGCTACCTCGGAGACCTCGTGGCGGGCGAGGCCCACGCGGTGCAGCCGGCTGCCCCCGGCGTGCCGCGGCTGGTGTCGCGCGCAAAGCCCACCGAGCAGTACCACCTGGCGCTGGGCGGCCCCGGGCTCGACCGGTCCGATGACCGCCGCCATGCCATGGGCGTGCTCGACGTCATCCTCGGCGGGTCCATGAGCTCGCGCCTGTTCCAGGAGATCCGCGAGAAGCGCGGCCTTGCCTATTCGGTGGGCACCTACTGCGTCGGGTTCTCGGACACCGGGCAGGTGGGGGTGTACCTCGGCACGCGCGAGGAGAACCTCGCCGAGGCCGCCGGGATCATCGGCCGCGAGCTGGTGCGCATGGCCGAGGAGCCCGTGCCCGCCGCCGAACTCACCCGGGCGCGCGAGCACCTGAAGGGCAGGCTGGTGCTGGGCCTCGAGAGCCCGGCCACGCGCATGCACCGCATCGGCCGCGCGGTACTGGGTGGCACGGAACTGCTCGACGTGGACGAGATCGTGGAGCGCATCGAGGCGGTCACCGCAGACGACGTCGCTGCGCTCGCCGCTGAGTTCTGGGATCCTTCCCGCTTGTCGGTGGCCGCGATCGGCCCCGACGACGACGCCGTGCGGGAGGCCGCCTCGCGCCTGTCGCCCAACCTCGTGGAGGCAGCATGACGCGCGTGATGGTCACCGGGGCGAACGGCCGCATGGGCCGTCAGGTGGTGCGGGCCGTCAGGGAGGCCGCCGACATCGATCTGGTGGCGCAGGCCGACCCCGACCTCACGCCCGATGGCACCGCGCTCTTCCTGTCGGTGGACGAGGCCATCGCGGCCACGCAGCCCGACGTGGCCGTGGACTTCACCGTGCCGGATGCGGCCTTCGGCACCGTGAGCGCCTGCCTGCGGGCTGGTGTGCACTGCGTGGTGGGCACCACCGGCATGACCGATGCGCAGATGGCCGACCTCACGGCGCTGGCCGAGTCGGGTCCGGCGAACCTCGTGGTGGCCGCCAACTTCGCGGTGGGCGCGGTGCTGATGATGCGCTTCGCCGAGGAGGCCTCTCGCTTCATGGAGAGCGCGGAGATCGTCGAGCTGCACCACAGCGGCAAGCTCGATGCCCCCAGCGGCACGGCGGCGCACACGGCCGAGATGATGCACGGCGACGTGCCCATCCACTCCGTGCGTCTCCCCGGCATGGTGGCGCACCAGGAGGTCATCCTCGGTGGGCTGGCCGAGACGCTGTCGATCCGCCACGACAGCCTCTCGCGCGAGTGCTTCATGCCCGGTGTGCTGCTGGCCGTGCGCGCGGTGCCCGATCGTCCGGGCCTCACCCGGGGGATCGCCCCGCTGATGTTCCAGTAGTCTCGGCCCGGATTCCGACCCTGGGGGGCGACATGGCTGACGGCTACACGCGCGTGCGCGGCATCGACATCGAGCGGCGGGAGCGCAAGGGCGGGGGCCCGGCATCGCGCGATGTCGCGGGTGCCACCGGCTGCGAGGAGATGACCTGCCGCGTGTGGGTGTTCCATCCCGGCGACCAGATGGCCTATCACCGCCATCACAGCCAGGAGGAGCTCTACAACCTGATCGCCGGCGGGCCTCAGGAGATGCTCATCGAGGGCGACGTCGTAGTGATCGAGGACGGCGACTGGGTACGCGTGGGGAAGAACACCACGCGGCGCATCCAGAACAACAGCGACCGCGAGGGCCACTGGCTCATCGTGGGGGCTCCGCCGGGCACGGGCATCACCGACGGCATCCGCATCGACCCGGAGACCGGCGAGGAGATCCCCCGCACCTGATGGCCGAGCAGTACGACGCCATCATCTGCGGCGGGTCGTTCGGCGGCCTGGCCGCTGCACAGCAGATCGGCGGGCGGGTGCTGGTGATCGACCGCCTGGAGATCGGCGAGGGGGAGACCTCCGCGTCGGCGGTGCCGCTCGCGTGCCTCGAGAACATGGAGATGACCCAGGTCATCGACCAGGTGCACGAGGACATCGTCATACACACCCGCAGGCGCGCCGAGGTGCTGCGGTTCTTCCCGTTCTGCACGTTCGACTACCGGCGCTTCTGCCGTGACCTCTACGAGCGCACAGGCGCCGACTTCGTGCGGGCACGTATCTCGTCGGCCCGGGCCGGCAGGGTGGAGACCACGGCCGGCATGTTCGAGTCTCGGCTGGTCATCGATGCCGCGGGGTGGCGCACGGCCGCGCCCAAGCGCGAGAAGTCGGCCGCGCGAGCGGCGCGCAAGAGCTTCGGTATCGAATCGCGCCAGCCGTATCGCGGCGACGGCCTGCACTTCTACGTGGGCCCCAGCCGCGGCACGCGTCGCTTCTACTGGGCGTTCCCGGCGGGTGATCACGTGCGGGCGGGCCTCGCGACCTACACCGGCGAGTCCGATCTCTCGGCAGACCTCGAGCGGTTCTGCGACGACCTGGGCATGGGCGACCCCGGCCCGGTGCATGGCGGGTTCTTCACCTCCACCCTCACCGACCCGGTGCGCGACGGCATGTTCGTCGTGGGCGATTCCGCCGGAATGTGCTTGCCGGTATCGGGCGAGGGGATACGCCCGGCGCTGGTATTCGGCCAGGTTGCCGGCCGCTTGGCCGAGCGCGTGCGCACCGGCGACCTGCGCCTCGATGAGGCCCTGCGCGCGTACCGCGGCGTCGTGGAGTCGCGAGCGAAGGGCTACCGGATCCTCGAGCGCCTGCAGTCGGTGCTCAACAAGCTGCCGGACCCGCTCTTCGCGCAGTTCGCCCGCGTGGTGGGCAGCGACCGCGTGCTCCCGTGGGCGGTGCAGGCGTACTGGAACGTGGCGAACCCCGACCTCCTCACCCCGGGCCGGGCGCGCGACCCCCTGCCCGCGGGCGCGCTGACCTAGGAACGGTGACTGACCTAGGAACGGTGACTGACCTAGGAACGGTGACAGTCACCAACGGCCCACGGTGACAGTCACCACATCGTCGCCTGACCGGGGCTGATGCAGGGATGTACGCTGCTCGCCGTCGCTGGGTGACAGTCACCAGCAGCCTGCGGTGACTGTCACGGGGGTTCGCGTTCCGGCTATGCTGCCGCGGTGCTTGGAGCCGTCCTCACCGCGGTCGTCACTCCCTTCGATGCCTCGGGGGAGGTCGACGAGATCGCCTTTCGCGCGCTTGTCCAGCGGCTGCTGGCCGGGGGGTCGGACGGCATCGTGGTCGCCGGCACCACCGGGGAGGCGTCCACCCTGAGCGACGTGGAGCGCACCGCGCTGTTCGAGGCCACGCGCCAGGAGACCCGCGGGAAGGGCACGATGGTCGCGGGCACGGGCACCAATGACACCGCGCACTCGGTGCACCTCACGCAGGCCGCCCGCGAGATCGGCGCCGACGCCGTGCTGGTGGTCACGCCGTACTACAACAAGCCACCCGCCCGGGGCGTAGTGGCGCACGTGTCGGCCATCGCCGAGGTGGGCGTGCCGGTGGTGCTCTACAACATCCCGGGGCGAACCGCATTGAACATGCCGCCGGAGCTCATCATCGAGCTCGCGGCAATTCCGGGGGTCGTGGCGCTGAAGCAGGCCAATGAGGACCTGTCCGAGCTCGACGTCGTGATGGATGGCTGCGACCTGGCGATCTACGCCGGGAACGACGACATGCTCATGCCCGTGCTCGAACTGGGCGGTGACGGCGTGATCTCGGTGGCCTCGCACCTGGTGGGCGACCGCATGCAGCGGATGGTGGCGCTCGCGGCCGCGGGCGACCTCGACGGCGCCCGGGCCATCGACGGCTCGCTCGGAGGCCTGTGGCGCGGGCTCTTCGAGGTGACCAACCCCATACTCATCAAGGCGGCCCTCGCGATGACCGGGGCGATCCCGATGGACGTGGTGCGCCTGCCGCTCGTGCGGGCCACGCCCGACGAGCAGGACCGGCTGCGCTCGGTGCTCGCCGCAGCGGACATCCCCGCATGAGCGACGACGGCGCGGTGCGCATCATCCCCCTGGGCGGCGTGGGGGAGATCGGCAAGAACATGTACGTCGTCGAGTACGACGGCCGCATCGTGGTGATCGACTGCGGGGTGACGTTCCCGGGGCCGGAGCAGATGGGCGTGGACCTCGTGCTGCCGGATATGACCTACCTGGTGGAGAACTCCTCGCGCATCGACGCGCTCATCCTGACGCACGGCCACGAGGACCACATCGGCGCGGTGCCGTGGTTCATCGGCGAGGTCGGCTCGGTGCCGATCCTCGGCACGCGGTTCACACTGGCGCTGGTGCGCGGCAAGCTTGACGAGCACAGGCTCCTCGGAGAGGTGGAGCTCGTGGAGGTCGCCGCGGGCGACCCGCCGCGCAGGGTCGGCCCGTTCGAGGCCGAGTTCCTGCGGGTGACCCATTCGATCCCGGATTGCGTGGCGGTGGCGCTCACCTGCCCGGCCGGCACGGTGGTGCATACCGGCGACTTCAAGTTCGACCACCTGCCCATCGGCGGGCCGTCACGGCGCAGCGACATCCCTGGCCTCGCCCGCCTGGGCGACCGCGGCGTGCTGGCCATGATGGGTGACTCCACCAACGCGGAGATGCCGGTGTCGGGCAAGCGGGCTGAGGAGTCGGTGGGCCCGGCCATGGCGAGCCTGTTCGCCACCGCGCCGGGCCGGGTGATCGTGACCACCTTCTCGTCGCAGATCGACCGCATGCAGCAGGTGGTGGACGCCGCGTACCGCGACGGCCGCAGCGTGGCCGTGGTGGGCCGCTCGATGGTGCGCAACGTCAACGTGGCCCGCAACCTCGGCTACCTGCAGGTGCCCGACGGCGTGATGATCGGGGACAAGGAGATCGACTCCGTGCCCGATGACGAGCTGGTCATCCTCAC contains the following coding sequences:
- a CDS encoding insulinase family protein; its protein translation is MTQDRALDTTDAGLRVISEPLSGVRSVALGVWIGVGSRFEVAAEGGISHFIEHLLFKGTDRLSAAQIAEAFDAIGGEVNAATGRDHTVVYTRVLDDHLERAFEVVGDMVQRPAFRELEQERQVILEEILMYEDDPGDQVHDLISEAVFPDQPLGRPVIGTSEVISSIPADHVGAYHAGHYTAGNVVVAASGSIEQGRLLELSGRYLGDLVAGEAHAVQPAAPGVPRLVSRAKPTEQYHLALGGPGLDRSDDRRHAMGVLDVILGGSMSSRLFQEIREKRGLAYSVGTYCVGFSDTGQVGVYLGTREENLAEAAGIIGRELVRMAEEPVPAAELTRAREHLKGRLVLGLESPATRMHRIGRAVLGGTELLDVDEIVERIEAVTADDVAALAAEFWDPSRLSVAAIGPDDDAVREAASRLSPNLVEAA
- the dapB gene encoding 4-hydroxy-tetrahydrodipicolinate reductase — protein: MTRVMVTGANGRMGRQVVRAVREAADIDLVAQADPDLTPDGTALFLSVDEAIAATQPDVAVDFTVPDAAFGTVSACLRAGVHCVVGTTGMTDAQMADLTALAESGPANLVVAANFAVGAVLMMRFAEEASRFMESAEIVELHHSGKLDAPSGTAAHTAEMMHGDVPIHSVRLPGMVAHQEVILGGLAETLSIRHDSLSRECFMPGVLLAVRAVPDRPGLTRGIAPLMFQ
- a CDS encoding cupin domain-containing protein, which codes for MADGYTRVRGIDIERRERKGGGPASRDVAGATGCEEMTCRVWVFHPGDQMAYHRHHSQEELYNLIAGGPQEMLIEGDVVVIEDGDWVRVGKNTTRRIQNNSDREGHWLIVGAPPGTGITDGIRIDPETGEEIPRT
- the dapA gene encoding 4-hydroxy-tetrahydrodipicolinate synthase; amino-acid sequence: MLGAVLTAVVTPFDASGEVDEIAFRALVQRLLAGGSDGIVVAGTTGEASTLSDVERTALFEATRQETRGKGTMVAGTGTNDTAHSVHLTQAAREIGADAVLVVTPYYNKPPARGVVAHVSAIAEVGVPVVLYNIPGRTALNMPPELIIELAAIPGVVALKQANEDLSELDVVMDGCDLAIYAGNDDMLMPVLELGGDGVISVASHLVGDRMQRMVALAAAGDLDGARAIDGSLGGLWRGLFEVTNPILIKAALAMTGAIPMDVVRLPLVRATPDEQDRLRSVLAAADIPA
- a CDS encoding ribonuclease J, which codes for MSDDGAVRIIPLGGVGEIGKNMYVVEYDGRIVVIDCGVTFPGPEQMGVDLVLPDMTYLVENSSRIDALILTHGHEDHIGAVPWFIGEVGSVPILGTRFTLALVRGKLDEHRLLGEVELVEVAAGDPPRRVGPFEAEFLRVTHSIPDCVAVALTCPAGTVVHTGDFKFDHLPIGGPSRRSDIPGLARLGDRGVLAMMGDSTNAEMPVSGKRAEESVGPAMASLFATAPGRVIVTTFSSQIDRMQQVVDAAYRDGRSVAVVGRSMVRNVNVARNLGYLQVPDGVMIGDKEIDSVPDDELVILTTGSQGEPMSALRRMANHAHPRVTIKKGDTIVYSSRRIPGNELAIDETVNRLVASGARVVTPDDRPEIHASGHGVSDELAWMLQLVRPRFFLPVHGEARHQMAHAELANRLGIPERTFVLENGDVLEVSGEGAELAGRVESGITYVDSYGVSDVGEGVLRDRRHMSEDGLVLIVVQVDAHDGTIDGTPDIVTRGFGGAEDEQLIDAIRDAVAESIAESSEERVHEVDVLQKQLHDAVAALINRKLRQRPVILPVVVEV